A region of the Pseudarthrobacter oxydans genome:
CCGCGTTCCTCCGTGTGACGAGCCCCCCGGTGGCGCAAGCTTAAGTACGGGATCCCGGATATCGCCGGGCTTTACCGAGGGGCGATGAGGAGGACCGGTGTTAACTACCGAACCAGGGCCGCAGGCCGGCAACGGGATGAAAGCTGCGCCAAAGGCGGCCTCAAAGGTGACGTCCAAGGTCCCTGCCGCCGAAAACACGCTGCGCATCCTCAAACTGCTGGCTTCGCGGCGGGGGCCGATAGCGGCGTCGCAGATCGCTTCATCCCTGGGCCTGCCGCGCTCCAGTGTCTACCACCTGCTGGGCGTAATGGAGGCGAACGGTTTTGTGCTCCACCTGCATGAGGAACAGCGCTACGGGCTGGGCATCAGCGCCTTTGAACTCAGTTCCGCTTACTCCAGGCAGGAGCCCCTGTCGAGGCTGGGCCGTCCGCTGCTTGCCTCCCTCGTGGATGCGGTTGGCGAGAGTTCCCACCTGGCCGTGCTTCATGGCCGGGACGTGCTGTACATCGTGGAGGAGAGGGCCAAAAACCGCCCCTCCCTGGTGACGGACGTCGGCGTCCGGCTTCCCAGCCACCTCACCGCCAGCGGCCGTGCCATCCTTGCGGCGCTGCCCAAGTCCCAGGTGCGTGCGCTGTACCCCAATGCCGCGGCCTTTACCGCCAGGCATGAGGTGGAAGGCGCCATCATGAAGTACTCGGCACTGTCCTCCCACCTGGACCAGGTCAGGCAGCGCGGCTACGCCACCGAACACGGCGAGGTCACGCCCGGTTTCGGCTCCATCGCCGCCGCGGTCACGGACCACCTGGGATGGCCGACGGCGGCAGTCGCCGTGACGTTCCTCGAGGACAAAGTGCCGGCGGAGCAGTGGCCGGTGCTGGCCGCGCGCGTCCAGAAGGTGGCCGACGAACTCTCGGTCCGGCTCCACGGCCGCCCCGCAAAGTAGCCCGGCGCCGGGAGGGGAACAGGTCTGGAATCCCGGACAGCACCCCCTCGAAAGCCCTGTCCGGGCCGTCACGGACGGGCTTTAGTTGATACAGAACCTCTTCGCATCACCGCGAACACCAGACTCGCCCTACACACGAAGGAGCCACCATGGCACCCGCCGATTTCACCACCGGTGCCCGCCCGGTCAAAGCTGCCCGCGGCACCGTGCTCACCGCCAAGTCCTGGCAGACGGAGGCCCCGCTGCGCATGCTGATGAACAACCTGGACCCGGAGGTGGCCGAACGCCCCGATGACCTGGTGGTCTACGGCGGCACGGGCCGGGCCGTCCGGTCCTGGGCAGCGTTCGACGCCATCACCCGCACCCTGGAAACCATGGAAAAGGACGAGACCCTCCTGGTCCAGTCCGGCAAGCCGGTGGGTGTCTTCCGCACCAACGAGTGGGCCCCCCGCGTCCTGCTGGCCAACTCCAACCTGGTGGGTGACTGGGCCAACTGGCCCGAATTCCGCCGGCTCGAGGCCGAGGGCCTGATGATGTACGGCCAGATGACCGCCGGGTCCTGGATCTACATCGGCACCCAGGGCATCCTGCAGGGCACGTTCGAGACCTTCGCAGCCGTTGCCCGGAAACTCGCCGGGGATGAGAACGGCACCCTCGCCGGGACCCTGACCCTGACCGGCGGCTGCGGCGGCATGGGCGGCGCCCAGCCGCTCGCCGTCACCCTGAACGAGGGCGCCTGCCTGATTGTCGACGTCGACGAGACCCGCCTGCGCCGCCGCGCCGGCAAGCGCTACCTCGACGAGGTCGAAACAGACCTCGACGCCGCCATCACCAAGGTGCTCAAGGCCAAGGAAGAGCGCCGCGGCTGGTCCGTGGGCTACGTGGGCAACGCCGCCACCGTCTTCCCCGAAATCCTGCGCCGCCACAAGGCCGGCGAACTCACCGTCGACATCGTCACCGACCAGACCTCGGCGCACGACCCGCTGAGCTACCTCCCAGAGGGCATCACCGTTGAGGAATGGCACCGCGAAGCCGCGGCTGACCCGGAGGGATTCACCAAGAAAGCCCAGGCCTCGATGGCCAAGCACGTCCAGGCCATGGTCGAGTTCCAGGACGCCGGCGCCGAGGTCTTCGACTACGGCAACTCCATCCGCGACGAAGCCCGCAAGGGCGGGTACACCCGCGCCTTCGAATTCCCCGGCTTCGTCCCGGCCTACATCCGCCCGCTGTTCTGCGAGGGCCTCGGCCCGTTCCGCTGGGTTGCCCTGTCCGGCGACCCCGAAGACATCCGCGTCACGGACGAAGCCATCAAGGAACTGTTCCCGGAGAACAAGCACCTGCACCGCTGGATCGATGCTGCCGCGGAGCGCGTCGAGTTCGAAGGCCTGCCGGCCCGGATCTGCTGGCTCGGCTACGGCGACCGCGCCAAGGCCGGCCTGCTCTTCAACCAGCTCGTGAAGGACGGCAAGGTCAAGGCCCCCATCGTCATCGGCCGCGACCACCTCGACTCCGGCTCCGTCGCCTCGCCGTACCGCGAGACCGAGTCCATGGCCGACGGTTCCGACGCGATCGCTGACTGGCCTCTGCTCAACGCCCTGCTCAACACCGCTTCCGGCGCCACCTGGGTCTCAATCCACCACGGCGGAGGTGTAGGCATCGGCCGCTCGATCCATGCCGGCCAGGTCTCCGTCGCCGACGGCACCGACCTCGCCGCGCAGAAGCTCGAACGCCTCCTTACCAACGACCCCGGCATGGGAGTCATCCGCCACGCCGACGCCGGGTACGACCGCGCCCTCGAGGTCGCCAGGGAACGCGGCGTCCGCATCCCCATGAACGAGACACACTAACCAACCCCACATCGATTGCTCCGTACCTGTCGTTTAGAGCCCGCAATACGACAGGTACGGAGCAATCGATCCACAGAAGTAGGAACCATGACCGCAATAACCCACGAACCGCTGACCGTCACCCTCGGGTCCAGCGGCGTTACGCCCGAGGACGTGCTCGCCGTCGCGCGCCACAACGCGAAGGTGACCATCTCCCCGGAAGCCCTGGACACGGTGGCAAAAGTCCGCGCCCACATCGACGAGCTCGCAGCCAGCGACGTCCCGGCCTACGGAATTTCCACCGGCTTTGGTGCCCTGGCCAACCGGCACATCCCGAATGAGCTGCGCACCCAGCTGCAGAAGAGCCTGATCCGCAGCCACGCAGCCGGCATGGGACCGGCAGTGGAGCGCGAAGTGGTGCGCGGCATCATGTTCCTGCGAGCCAAGACCCTGGCGTCCGGCCGCACCGGCGTCCGGCCCGTGGTCCTGCAGACCATGGTGGACGTGCTCAACGCCGGCATCACGCCGCTGGTCCGCGAGTTCGGTTCGCTCGGCTGCTCGGGCGACCTCGCACCGCTGTCCCACTGCGCCCTGGTGCTCATGGGCGAGGGCGAGGCGGAAGGACCCGACGGCGTGACGTACGGCGGCCGCGGCGAACAGCCTGTCGCGGTACTGCTTGCAGAACACGGCATCGAACCGGTCACCCTCGCGGAAAAGGAAGGCCTGGCCCTGGTCAACGGCACCGAAGGCATGCTGGGCATGCTCCTCATGGCCATCGCGGACCTTCGCCAGCTGCTGACGACGGCGGACATCACCGCGGCGATGAGCGTCGAGGCGCTGCTGGGCACCGACCAGGTGTTCCTGCCGGAGCTGCACGCCGCGCTTCGTCCGCATCCGGGGCAGGCCGCCAGCGCCGACAACATGCTGCGTGTCCTGTCCGGTTCCCCCATCGTCGCTTCCCACAAGGTTGGCGACAACAGGGTCCAGGACGCCTACTCGCTCCGCTGCGCCCCGCAGGTTGCCGGCGCCGTGAGGGACACAGTGGACCACGCGGCCCTGGTGGCGTCCCGCGAACTGGCGGCCGCCATCGACAACCCTGTGGTGCTGCCTGACGGAACGGTCAGCTCCAACGGCAACTTCCATGGTGCGCCGGTGGCCTACGTGCTGGACTTCCTGGCCATCGCCGTCGCGGACCTGAGCTCCATCGCGGAACGCCGGACGGACAGGATGCTGGATCCGGCCCGCTCCCACGGCCTGCCGGCCTTCCTTGCGGCCGACCCCGGCGTGGACTCAGGGCTGATGATTGCCCAGTACACCCAGGCCGGCCTGGTCTCGGACAACAAGCGGCTTGCTGTTCCCGCCTCCGTGGACTCCATCCCCAGTTCCGCCATGCAGGAAGACCACGTCTCGATGGGCTGGCACGCCGCACGCAAGCTGCGGAAGGCGGTGGAGAACCTGCGCCGGGTCCTCGCCATCGAGCTGGTGACGTCGGCACGCGCCCTGGACATCCGCAGCCGGCTCTCCGGTGGGGTCCTGACGCCGGGTCCGGCGGGCGCCGCCGTCGTCTCCGCTTTGCGCGGCGTGGTGGACGGGCCGGGGACGGACCGCTTCCTGTCACCCGAGCTCGAGGCTGCCGACAGGCTGGTGGCCTCGGGCGAGGTGCGCAGGGCGGCCGAATCCGCCGTCGGAATCCTCGCCTGAATCCGAAGAATCTTCAGGGCGTGCGCACTCGGCGTCCACTTGGTGGAATTTCATCCGACACGTTCCACCGCGGGGCGCCGAGTGTAGTAGAACTGAAGATGTAGTGAAAGTCACATCAAAGAGGCTGTGGCGCAGAACGTATACAAAGGGGTAGAAGTTCAAATGAAAGCTCGTGGGGCAGTCTTATCAAGGCGAAACGCCCATTCCGCCGCTGTTTCCGACTGGAGGACCCTCAAGGCCGGGGACCACGTGGAGATCATCAAGCATGCGCACGTGGTTGCCGCCGGGGAGGTGGAGGAGGTGTCCCAGAGCGGAAACGTTCTGTGGCTGGTGCCGGCCGGTCCGTCGGAGAAGCAGCTCTTCCTCAAATCCGACGGCGTGCAGGTGCGCCGCGGCTAGCGGCCCCAGGAAGCACAACAACAGAAATCCCCGCCTACTGCTTGCGCAGGGCGGGGATTTCTTTTTGTCCGGGGCATGCCCCGGCAGGATTGCCGGTCAGGCGGCGATGGCCTCGTAGGTTTCGCCGAACGGTACCGATTCGTCCAGGGCTACGGTGTAGCGGCCCGGATGCAGCCGGGTGACCAGGATGCCGCAGGAGGCTTCCTGCGCGGCGACCCCGATCAGCTCGGACACGGCCTCTTCCAGGCCGGCGTGGACTTCGCGCGCGTTGGAAAACTCCAGGTCGATGGACCTGGCTGCCGAGGCGTCGGCGCGGGAGGAAACGGCGGGGACGCGTTCCAGGGTGGCTGTAGTCATTTGGGAGAACTTTCTGTGTTTCATGCCTAAGGGCCCTGCCATTCTACCGGCTGCTCCCGCAAAATGTCAGATGACTGCTCTTTGGCTGCCCCGCTTGCCCCCGTTTTCACCGCCGGGAACGCATCACCGCGGCAGCGTTAACCGGCCTTCACCGCCAGGACCGGGCAGTCGGCCTCCAGCAGGATCCGCTGCGACACGCTGCCCATGATGAGCTTGCCCACCGGCGTCCGCCGGCGCAGTCCGATCACGATCAGTTCGGCATTGTGTTCCTCCGCGGCGTCCAGGACTTCGGCCGCGGCGTCGTGGCCGCGGACCGGCTGCTTGATCACGTGCTGGATGCCCTGGATGGCCAGGCGGTCCTCGATGCTTTGGATCTCCGGCTCCTGGGCATACCGGTTGTCCACCAGCGCGTCGCCCTTGGACGAGTTGATGACCAGCAGCGTGGTGTTGCCCTTTCGGGCTTCGGCAATGGCCTGGGTCAGGGCAGCTTCACCCTCGGGGGTTGGGACGTATCCCACCACGATCGTCATGGTATCTCCTTGTGTTTGCAGGATGCGGGGTTAGGGTGCCGGTGGGGACTAGCCGCTGGTGTCTGCTGCGCCGGAATCGGCGGGAACCAGGGAACGGCCCGCCGGGCGGTTCCGCCGCACCAGTTTGTAGAGCAGCGGCCAGAGCAGGATCAGCCCCACAATGACGTAAATAACGACGGCGATCGGCTCGCTGAAGAGCCCTGCCGGGTCGCCTGCGCTGAGCTGCAGGGTCTTGCGGAGCTGGCCTTCGATGCGCGGCCCCAGGATAACGCCAAGGATGAGCGGCAGCACCGGCAGCCCGAACCGGCGCATCATGAACCCGAGGGCGCCGAGCACCAGCAGGATCACCAGGTCGAACGCCTGCAGGTTCACCGAGTAGGCGCCCAGCGTGGCAAAGAAGAGGATGCCGGCGTACAGGTACGGCCGGGGGAGCTGCAGGAGCTTGGCCCACAGGGGTGCCAGCGGCAGGTTGATCAGCAGGAGCAGCAGGTTGCCGATGAAGAGGCTTGCGATCAGCGCCCACACCAGCGGTCCCTGGCTGGAAAACAGCTGCGGACCAGGCTGGATGCCGTACGAGGTGAAGGCTGCGAGCATGACGGCGGCCGTGGCGTTGGTGGGCAGGCCCAGGGCCAGCATGGGCGTCAGGGTGCCGGCGGCGGCAGCGTTGTTGGCTGCTTCCGGCCCGGCGACGCCCTCGATGGCGCCCTTGCCGAACTCTTCCGGGTGCTTGGTGAGGCGCTTCTCGGTGACATAGGAAAGGAACGTGGGAATCTCGGCGCCGCCGGCGGGGAGGGCGCCGAACGGGAAGCCGAAGGCGGTCCCGCGCAGCCACGGCTTCCAGGAACGGCTCCAGTCCTTCTTGCCCATCCAGGGCCGGCCCACCGGGATCACATGCAGCGGAGTGCGGCGCAGGTGGGCGGCAACCCACAGGGCTTCGCCCACGGCAAAGATGGCCACGGCCACCACCACGATGTCCAGGCCGTCCGCGAGCAGCGGCTGGCCGAAGGTCAGGCGGCGCTGGCCGGTGACCGAGTCCATGCCCACCAGGCCGATGGCCAGGCCAAGTGCCAGCGAGGCGAAGCCGCGGAGCCGGGACGAACCCAGGACCGCGGTGACGGCCAGCAGGGCCAAAACCATGATGGCGAAGTAGCTGGGCGCACCCAGGCTCACGGCGAACTTCACCACGATCGGTGCGCAGACGGCCAGCAGCGCCGTGCCGATGGTGCCCGCAACGAACGAGCCGATCGCCGCCGTCGCAAGCGCCTGCGCCGCCCGGCCCGCCTTGGCCATCTTGTTGCCCTCGATGGCGGTGACCACGGAGGACGATTCGCCGGGGGTGTTGAGGAGGATCGACGTGGTGGAACCGCCGTACATGCCGCCGTAGTAGATGCCGGCGAACATGATGAAGGCGCTGGTGGGCTCAAGGGCGTAGGTGACGGGCAGGAGCAGGGCCACGGTCATGGCCGGGCCGAGCCCGGGGAGGACGCCGACGGCGGTGCCCAGGATCACGCCGATCACGGCGTAGAGGAAATTCATGGGGGTGAGGGCGGTGGCGAAACCGTCCATCAGTGAGGACCAGACGTCCATCAGAGGATTCCTTCCAGGAGTCCGGCGGGCAGGGCGATGCCGAGGCCGAGGTAGAAGCCGTAGAAGGTCAGCAGGGACAGGGCTACGGAGATGAGCCCGTCGCGGATGTAGTGCCGGCTGCCCAGTGCCAAAACGCTGCCCCAGAACAGGACGGTGCCGGAGATGACCCAGCCGGCCCAGTCGATGAGCAGGATGTTCAGGATGAAGGCTCCTGCCAGGGGCAGGATGGTTTTCCAGTCGGCGGGGTGGGTGAGGTCAACATCCTCGCCGCCTTCCGCCTCGCCCTGGCCGCCCCGCATCACGTTGATGGCCAGCAGGACAGCGCATGCCACCAGCAAGCCGGCCACGATGTACGGAACTGTTTTGGGACCCACGGGGTCCGACTGGGAGTACGGGGTCACCAGGCCGTTGGCGTCCAGGAAGACAAGGACGCCGGCCGCGCCGAGCAGGAGGGAAACTCCCAGCTCGGCGCGGCCCTTAAGGCCTGTGGTCAGCGAGGTCACGCCAACCCAAGCTTGGTGAGGACGTCCGCCACCCGCTTGTCCTGCTCGGTAAGGAACGTTTCGAACTTTTCGCCGGTGATGAAGGCGTCCGTCCAGCTGTGGGTCTTCAGCGCTTCCTTCCAGCCCTCGGTCGCGTGCATCTTCTCAAGGGCGGCGATCAGGGATGCCTTGTCCTTGTCGCTGATGCCCGGAGGGGCCACGATGCCGCGCCAGTTGGTGAACACGAGGTCGATGCCTGATTCCTTCAGCGTCGGGGCGTCGACGCCCTCGAGCCGCTTTTCGCCGCTGGTGGCCAGGACCCGGACTTCACCGGACTGGATCTGCTGCAGGTATTCGCCGGCACCCGAGGCTGCAAAGCCAAGCTTGTTGCCCAGGATGGCGGGCAGGAGGTCCCCGCCGCCGTCGTAGGAAACGAAGTTCACCTTGGTGGCGTCGATGCCCACGGCGCCTGCAAGCTGCATGGGCAGCAGGTGGTCCGGGCCGCCCGGTGAGGAGCCGCCGCCTACGGAGATGGAGCCCGGGTCAGCCTTCCAGGCCTTCACCAGGTCGTCGATGGTCTTGTACGGGGAATCCTTGCTGACCATGATGGCGCCGGGCTCTTCGATGAGCCGTGCAAGCGGGGTGGTTTCGGTCAGCTTGGACTCGGACTTGTTGGTGTAGCTGGCGCCCACCACGCCAAGGCCCATGAGCATGGCGAGGTCGCCGTTGCCCTTTTCGTTGACAACGCGGGCAAGGCCCACGGTGCCGCCGGCACCGGCGAGGTTGAAGACCTCTGTGTTGGTGGAGATCTTCTCGTCGTCGAGGACCTTGGCTGCGGCGCGTGCGGTGGTGTCGTAGCCGCCGCCCGGGGTGTTGGGGACCATGATCTGCAGTCCGGTAATGGGCCCGGCAGCAGCGCCGGAGCTTTCCGAACCGGTGGAGCTCTTGCCGGTGGCACCGCAGCCGGTGGCCATCAGGGCGATGCCGGCAGCGACGGCGGCGACTCGCAATGCGCGGATCTGGCGCATGGTGTTCCTCTTCTCAGTAATGCAATTCTCTACAGGATGATCAGCGGACCTGATCTGTGCTTCCGATGCTAGGGCCCGCCGTGACGGACCTCACTCTTGTGTACGCAGAGAAAGTTAAGTTCATTGCGTTCACGTTTCCGGCGCCCCACAGGACAACCACCTCGGCGCCGTACAATGCCCCCGCCGGCGCCTCCCGCCGAAGCCAGGGCGCCGGTGGGATATAGTTCCCGTTACTGCCGCAGGGCCGGCCCGCGCGCCAGGAACAGGCACGGCGCCGGGAACACGCACGGCACCAGGAACAGGCATCAAGAAACAAAAGGAACCCCCGCAGTGACTCGACGAAGAGGAATGTCCCTCGCCGGGCAGTACCTTGTGCTGCAGTTGCTGATTGTCCTGGCCGTGCTGGTGGCGGTGGTGGCCATCTCGCTTGCCCAGTCCGCTGCCGCCTTTGAACGGACTGAAGGCCGCAGGGCCCTCTCGGCCGCGGAAGCGCTCGGCAACAATCCTGCGGTGCGGGCGCTGCTGCCGGACGCCGAGCCGCGTGTCGGTTCAGCGCTTCCCGCTGTAGCCGAGTCGGTTCGCACCGTCTCGGGCTCGTCCCATGTCACGCTCGCGAAGCTGGACCGCACGGTGGTTGCGGCGTCGGATCCGAGCCTGCTGGGGGAGCCGCTGGAACTGGGCGCCAGCAGGGTCATGGAAGGGCGCGCCTGGACCGGTGTGGTGGACCAAGGCGGCAACGCCGTCCTGTCCGCGCACGTTCCGGTCCTCGATGATGCTGGAAAGATGATCGGGATTGCCGCCATCGGCCGCAACTATCCGTCCACCCTTGAACGGCTGGGCGACGCCGTCCCCAACCTCCTGACGTACCTCGGCGTAGCCAGCGTCCTGGGAGTGGCGGGGTCCCTGCTGCTCTCCCGCCGGGTCAAGCGGCAGACCTTGGGCATGGAGCCCAGCGAGATCACCGGGCTGGTGGAAAACCGGGAGGCGATGCTGCACGGCCTGAAGGAAGGCGTGGTGGCGCTGGACCCCAATGAGCGCATCACGGTAGCGAACGACAGTGCGCGGGAACTCCTTGGGCTGCCGCCGGACTGCGTGGGCAGGAAGCTCGGATCCCTTCCCGTGGACCCGGCGCTCAAGGTGGTCCTGACCCGTGAGCAGCCGGACCCGGACCAGCTGGTCCTGGTGGGGGAGCGGCTGGTGGTGCTCAACCGTGTTCCCATCCGGTCCCGCGGCCGGGACATCGGCTCGGTCACTACCCTCCGGGACCGGACGGAGCTGTCCTCCCTCGAACGTGAGCTCGGTGCCACCCGGACCGCCACGGACACGCTGCGTGCCCAGGCCCACGAGTTCGCCAACCAGCTGCACGTCATCTCCGGCCTGATCCAGATCGGCGAATACGATTCCGTGGTGCAGTTCGTCAACGGCGCCACAGTGGAC
Encoded here:
- a CDS encoding IclR family transcriptional regulator, with product MKAAPKAASKVTSKVPAAENTLRILKLLASRRGPIAASQIASSLGLPRSSVYHLLGVMEANGFVLHLHEEQRYGLGISAFELSSAYSRQEPLSRLGRPLLASLVDAVGESSHLAVLHGRDVLYIVEERAKNRPSLVTDVGVRLPSHLTASGRAILAALPKSQVRALYPNAAAFTARHEVEGAIMKYSALSSHLDQVRQRGYATEHGEVTPGFGSIAAAVTDHLGWPTAAVAVTFLEDKVPAEQWPVLAARVQKVADELSVRLHGRPAK
- a CDS encoding urocanate hydratase, whose translation is MAPADFTTGARPVKAARGTVLTAKSWQTEAPLRMLMNNLDPEVAERPDDLVVYGGTGRAVRSWAAFDAITRTLETMEKDETLLVQSGKPVGVFRTNEWAPRVLLANSNLVGDWANWPEFRRLEAEGLMMYGQMTAGSWIYIGTQGILQGTFETFAAVARKLAGDENGTLAGTLTLTGGCGGMGGAQPLAVTLNEGACLIVDVDETRLRRRAGKRYLDEVETDLDAAITKVLKAKEERRGWSVGYVGNAATVFPEILRRHKAGELTVDIVTDQTSAHDPLSYLPEGITVEEWHREAAADPEGFTKKAQASMAKHVQAMVEFQDAGAEVFDYGNSIRDEARKGGYTRAFEFPGFVPAYIRPLFCEGLGPFRWVALSGDPEDIRVTDEAIKELFPENKHLHRWIDAAAERVEFEGLPARICWLGYGDRAKAGLLFNQLVKDGKVKAPIVIGRDHLDSGSVASPYRETESMADGSDAIADWPLLNALLNTASGATWVSIHHGGGVGIGRSIHAGQVSVADGTDLAAQKLERLLTNDPGMGVIRHADAGYDRALEVARERGVRIPMNETH
- a CDS encoding tripartite tricarboxylate transporter TctB family protein; amino-acid sequence: MTSLTTGLKGRAELGVSLLLGAAGVLVFLDANGLVTPYSQSDPVGPKTVPYIVAGLLVACAVLLAINVMRGGQGEAEGGEDVDLTHPADWKTILPLAGAFILNILLIDWAGWVISGTVLFWGSVLALGSRHYIRDGLISVALSLLTFYGFYLGLGIALPAGLLEGIL
- the hutH gene encoding histidine ammonia-lyase; amino-acid sequence: MTAITHEPLTVTLGSSGVTPEDVLAVARHNAKVTISPEALDTVAKVRAHIDELAASDVPAYGISTGFGALANRHIPNELRTQLQKSLIRSHAAGMGPAVEREVVRGIMFLRAKTLASGRTGVRPVVLQTMVDVLNAGITPLVREFGSLGCSGDLAPLSHCALVLMGEGEAEGPDGVTYGGRGEQPVAVLLAEHGIEPVTLAEKEGLALVNGTEGMLGMLLMAIADLRQLLTTADITAAMSVEALLGTDQVFLPELHAALRPHPGQAASADNMLRVLSGSPIVASHKVGDNRVQDAYSLRCAPQVAGAVRDTVDHAALVASRELAAAIDNPVVLPDGTVSSNGNFHGAPVAYVLDFLAIAVADLSSIAERRTDRMLDPARSHGLPAFLAADPGVDSGLMIAQYTQAGLVSDNKRLAVPASVDSIPSSAMQEDHVSMGWHAARKLRKAVENLRRVLAIELVTSARALDIRSRLSGGVLTPGPAGAAVVSALRGVVDGPGTDRFLSPELEAADRLVASGEVRRAAESAVGILA
- a CDS encoding tripartite tricarboxylate transporter permease, giving the protein MDVWSSLMDGFATALTPMNFLYAVIGVILGTAVGVLPGLGPAMTVALLLPVTYALEPTSAFIMFAGIYYGGMYGGSTTSILLNTPGESSSVVTAIEGNKMAKAGRAAQALATAAIGSFVAGTIGTALLAVCAPIVVKFAVSLGAPSYFAIMVLALLAVTAVLGSSRLRGFASLALGLAIGLVGMDSVTGQRRLTFGQPLLADGLDIVVVAVAIFAVGEALWVAAHLRRTPLHVIPVGRPWMGKKDWSRSWKPWLRGTAFGFPFGALPAGGAEIPTFLSYVTEKRLTKHPEEFGKGAIEGVAGPEAANNAAAAGTLTPMLALGLPTNATAAVMLAAFTSYGIQPGPQLFSSQGPLVWALIASLFIGNLLLLLINLPLAPLWAKLLQLPRPYLYAGILFFATLGAYSVNLQAFDLVILLVLGALGFMMRRFGLPVLPLILGVILGPRIEGQLRKTLQLSAGDPAGLFSEPIAVVIYVIVGLILLWPLLYKLVRRNRPAGRSLVPADSGAADTSG
- a CDS encoding sensor histidine kinase — translated: MSLAGQYLVLQLLIVLAVLVAVVAISLAQSAAAFERTEGRRALSAAEALGNNPAVRALLPDAEPRVGSALPAVAESVRTVSGSSHVTLAKLDRTVVAASDPSLLGEPLELGASRVMEGRAWTGVVDQGGNAVLSAHVPVLDDAGKMIGIAAIGRNYPSTLERLGDAVPNLLTYLGVASVLGVAGSLLLSRRVKRQTLGMEPSEITGLVENREAMLHGLKEGVVALDPNERITVANDSARELLGLPPDCVGRKLGSLPVDPALKVVLTREQPDPDQLVLVGERLVVLNRVPIRSRGRDIGSVTTLRDRTELSSLERELGATRTATDTLRAQAHEFANQLHVISGLIQIGEYDSVVQFVNGATVDRTRLNDEVTSRIQDPALAALLIAKSSLATERGVALQLDPASALAPVSDELSRDLTTVVGNLVDNAFDAVTGLPEAAVRVLVEDGKDHVTVTVRDTGPGVPGDAVEDIFRQGFSTKEAGPAEGRGFGLALSRVVCRRSGGDLTVANDNGAVFTARLRKGAVKP
- a CDS encoding tripartite tricarboxylate transporter substrate binding protein, whose protein sequence is MRQIRALRVAAVAAGIALMATGCGATGKSSTGSESSGAAAGPITGLQIMVPNTPGGGYDTTARAAAKVLDDEKISTNTEVFNLAGAGGTVGLARVVNEKGNGDLAMLMGLGVVGASYTNKSESKLTETTPLARLIEEPGAIMVSKDSPYKTIDDLVKAWKADPGSISVGGGSSPGGPDHLLPMQLAGAVGIDATKVNFVSYDGGGDLLPAILGNKLGFAASGAGEYLQQIQSGEVRVLATSGEKRLEGVDAPTLKESGIDLVFTNWRGIVAPPGISDKDKASLIAALEKMHATEGWKEALKTHSWTDAFITGEKFETFLTEQDKRVADVLTKLGLA
- a CDS encoding universal stress protein produces the protein MTIVVGYVPTPEGEAALTQAIAEARKGNTTLLVINSSKGDALVDNRYAQEPEIQSIEDRLAIQGIQHVIKQPVRGHDAAAEVLDAAEEHNAELIVIGLRRRTPVGKLIMGSVSQRILLEADCPVLAVKAG